The following proteins are encoded in a genomic region of Nicotiana sylvestris chromosome 4, ASM39365v2, whole genome shotgun sequence:
- the LOC138889450 gene encoding uncharacterized protein: protein MRDERVNRILVDGGSSVNILPIHTVKELGIPMNELSESCVMIQGFNQGEQRAIGAIRLGITFEYMQSSAWLHVIDAKTSYNVLLWSPWIHENKVVSSTYHQCLKYYEGEVEKKIITDDEPFTEAESHFVDAKFYLKNHIVKELKVDDGMKCKNDKPITKRAEVTIGKAKVVTEEVQPNVNKSHRGDIASYGKKVSPKLQYVPKRKKDEGKSSNLQTNTLKELTLPNVALPTKRTDEGFDPNAYKLFAKAGYNPNEPSKLGKLPSEATTRQPREGLGYNKLSPVRISIRRVSSNYITIEDESTASNKPSVFDRLGKSLMRTSVFEILGPLKKGNKFQRNFQSERDEDEESVGSSYHVTVQGGNGVPSSMEDNAELEDVSPCYHISFNDGDPQEDEDAKDAPPELEEGAKTTVDALKEVNLDTDEEPRPTYLSVLLKDDKESTYIELLKEFRDIFAWSYKEMPGLDLKVAVHHLVVKNSAHPVKQAQRCFRPDLVPFIETEVNKLIDVGFISEFKYPTWVSSIVPVRKKNGQIRVCVDFRDLNNACPKDEFLLPIPELMIDVTTRYEAMSFMDGSSGYNQICMAPRDEELTVFRTPKGSYCYKVMPFGLKNAGATYQRAMQNI, encoded by the exons ATgcgcgatgaaagggtaaatcgaattttggttgatggaggatcctcagtgaatATTTTGCCAATCCatactgtgaaagaacttggtattcccatgaacgaactctcagaaagttgtgtgatgatccaaggattcaaccaaggggagcaaagagccataggcgcgatCAGGCTGGGAATCACTTTTGAatatatgcaatcaagtgcatggctgcatgtgatcgatgcgaagacttcatacaatgttttGCTTTGGAgtccttggatacatgagaataaagtagtttcatctacctaccatcaatgtttaaaatactatgagggtgaagtcgagaagaagataattactgatgatgagccattcactgAGGCAGAGTCACACTTCgtcgatgcaaagttctacttgaaaaACCATATTGTGAAGGAGCTAAAAGTTGATGATGGCATGAAATGCAAGAATGACAAGCCCATAACTAAAAGAGCTGAGGTGACTATCGGTAAAGCCAAAGTtgttactgaggaggtacaacCCAACGTGAATAAATCTCATAGAGGGGATATTGCAtcttatggcaagaaagtaagTCCTAAGCTCCAATATGttcctaaaaggaagaaagacgagggcaaatcatctaatctccaaaccaacacgctaaaggagttaactcttccg AATGTtgcactccctacaaagcgaacagatgaaggttttgatcctaacgcttacaagctatttgcaaaagctggatacaatcccaatgagccgtcaaagttagggaagctacCATCAGAAGCTACAACGAGAcaaccacgtgaaggtttgggatacaataaactgtcaccagtgcgcatctccATTAGAAGGGTGAGTAGCAATTATATCACTATTGAAGATGAATCTACCGCTTCTAACaagccttctgtctttgatcgacttggaaaatcacTTATGAGGACCTCCGTGTTTGAAatattgggtccattaaagaaggggaacaaaTTCCAGAGAAATTTTCAAAGC gagcgtgatgaagatgaagaaagtgtgggttcttcgtatcatgttactgTACAAGGCGGGAATGGTGTTCCATCTTCAATGGAGGATAATGcagaattggaggatgtttctCCATGTTATCATATATCCTTCAacgatggggaccctcaagaagatgaagatgcgaaagacgctccacctgaacttgaagaaggagcgaagacgacagttgatgccttaaaagaagttaaccttgacACCGATGAGGAACCAAGACCTACCTACCTAAGTGTTTTACTAAAAGATGATaaagagagcacttatattgagttactcaaggagtttAGGGATATCttcgcttggagttacaaagagatgcctggaTTGGACctgaaagtagcagtccatcaccttgtaGTCAAAAATAGTGCTCaccctgttaaacaagctcaaaggtgttttaggccggacttggttccctttattgaaaccgaagttaacaaactcatcgatGTTGGCTTTATTAGTGAATTTAAATatccaacatgggtttcaagtattgtccctgtaaggaagaaaaatggccagattcgagtgtgTGTTGACTTTAGGGATCTTAACAATGCATGTCCGAAAGATGAGTTCTTGCTTCCCATTCCAGAACTGATGATTGATGTTACTACTAGGTACGAGGCAATGTCATTTATGGACGGTtcatcaggctataaccaaatttgcATGGCGCCAagagatgaagagcttactgtaTTCCGCACCCCCAAGGGTagttattgctacaaggtaatgccttttggcttgaaaaacgctggtgctacttaccaaagggctatgcagaatatttga